In a genomic window of bacterium:
- the tuf gene encoding elongation factor Tu (EF-Tu; promotes GTP-dependent binding of aminoacyl-tRNA to the A-site of ribosomes during protein biosynthesis; when the tRNA anticodon matches the mRNA codon, GTP hydrolysis results; the inactive EF-Tu-GDP leaves the ribosome and release of GDP is promoted by elongation factor Ts; many prokaryotes have two copies of the gene encoding EF-Tu), translating into PGDNVTIEGALITPIALEEGQRFAVREGGRTVGAGVVAKILA; encoded by the coding sequence GCCGGGGGACAACGTGACGATCGAGGGGGCGCTGATCACCCCGATTGCGCTGGAGGAAGGGCAGCGGTTCGCGGTGCGGGAGGGCGGCCGGACGGTCGGGGCCGGCGTGGTCGCCAAGATCCTCGCCTAA